The Opitutus sp. ER46 DNA window TCGGTGGCGAGGCTGACGCGGAGGAGCGTGAGGGCATCCTCCATCGACTGGACGGAGCGTTGGCCGATCGTGCCGTTGGGCCGCTGGATCTGGAAAACGATGGCGCTGCCGGGGGTGACGCCGCCCAGGGCGGAATCGACCACGCCCTCGGCGTAGATGTCGCGCAGGGTGGCGACGCCGTTTTCGAAGATCGCGGCGCGCAGCCGGGGCTCGATGGTGAGGAGGGACGCGACGTCGTCCGGCGTGACGTGATAGTTGCCACGGGCGTTGAAGGCGTCGGCGATGGAGCCGAGCTCGGCGTGGCGGTCGGTGGCGGCGGGTGAAAGCGGGGCCGGCGCGGGGGCGTTGGCCGGATGGGTCAACTCGAAGGTGTCGAGGTCGGCGAGGAGGGCGCGGGCGGCGATTTCGAAGCGCCGGAGCGGCTCGGTATCGATGCGGTAAACGGGCGGGACGCGGTCGGCGTACTGATTTTGGGCGGCCTTGGTCTTTTCGGCGCTTTCGTAGGTGAACGAAGTGGTGGCGATGATGTGCGTGGTGGCGACCTGGTTGGGCAGCACCGGCACATTGAGGGTGTTCACGCCCGCCGAGCTGATGAGCACGATGGCGGCGACCGTGATGATGAAAATGAGGGCGGAGACGAGGCGGCTGCGTTCCAGGAACTCGCTCCAGGCGGCGGGAGCGACGGGCGGGGGCCGGCCGGTCTGGCGGGCGCGCAGGCCGCCGAGGAGAAGCTTCAGCTGGTTACGGAGGGACATCAGGACTGCTTTTCGTCGGGCGGCTCTTCGTTGTCCTCGGGATTACGATAGGCCTCGTAGGCATCGATGATGCGCTGGACGAGGGGGTGCCGGACAACGTCGGCGCCGCTGAACGTGTGAAAATCGATGCCGGGGATATCCTCGAGAATATGGCGGACTTCGACCAGGCCGCTCTGCTTGGAGCGCGGGAGGTCGACCTGGGTGACGTCGCCGGTGACGACCATGCGCGAGTCTTCGCCGAGGCGGGTGAGGAACATCATCATCTGTTCGGATGTGGTGTTCTGGGCCTCGTCGAGGATGATGAACGCGTGCGAGAGGGTGCGGCCGCGCATGTAGGCGAGCGGGGCGATCTCGATGATCCCCTTCTCGGTGAGCCGGGTGACATCCTCGGCGTCGAGCATGTCGTGGAGGGCGTCGTAGAGCGGCCGCAGGTACGGCAGGATCTTTTCGCGGAGGTCGCCGGGCAGAAAGCCGAGGGCTTCGCCCGCTTCGACGGCCGGGCGGGTCAGGATGATGCGCTCCACCTGGTTCTTGAGCAGGGCGTTCACCGCGGCGGCCATGGCCAGGTAGGTCTTGCCGGTGCCGGCGGGTCCGATGCCGAACACGACGGGGTGGGCGAGCATCGACTGGAGATAGAGCTTCTGGCCGAGGGTCTTCGGGACGATCGTCTTGCGGTTGGTGGCAATGACGAGCGGCTCGTCAAGGAGCGTCTGCAGCTGCGGACCCTCGCCTCGGCCGAAGGCGTCCGTGATCCGGTGAAAATCGGGGGTGCGGATGCGCATGCCCTGGGCGCGGCCCTTGTCGAGGAAGGTGAACAAAGCGTCCGCCGTCTGCACCTGTTCCTCGGTGCCCTCGATCTTGAGCCAGTCCTCGCGGGTGGTGAGCCGGCAGCCGAGGGCGCGCTCGGCGTGGACGAGGTTCTCCTCCCGGCCGCCGAACAGCGAACTCAGGTGACGCGGACTGGGAAAATGGAGCGTCTTGGACGGCACGACAGAAGGAGACGGAGCAGGGTTGGAGGATGCGCCCGGAGAGGTCGTGAGGACCTTAGCGGGGGCAGGTTTGCACGGCCGCGGCGAGCTTGGCCCAGGTGGCGTCCAAGGACTGCGGGAGGATCCGGGTCTGGCCGAGGACGGGCATGAAGTTGGTGTCGCCGTTCCAGCGAGGGACGATGTGGCCGTGGATGTGCGGGATGCTGCCGCCGGCGACCGCTTCGCCGAGATTGAAGCCAATGTTGAAGGCGTCGGGCTTGAGGGCGGCGGTGAGGAGGCGCTGGCCGTAGATGATCTCCTCGAAAAGATCCGCGCGCTCCTCGGTGGCGAGACCCTCAAGGTCGGTGACCTCGCGGAACGGAACGGCCAGGAGGTGGCCGGGGTTGTACGGAAAACGGTTGAGGACGAGGTACGACAGGCGCGCGCGGTGGACAATCAGGGCGGCGCGATCATCGCCCATGGCAGGCAGCTCGGTAAACGGCCGCTTCATCGCCGGCGGGTAGCGAGGAGCTTCGATATATTCCATCCGCCAGTAGGCGTGCAGCTGCTGCATGAGTGATTCTGGGAAGGCTTGAAAAGGGTCGGAGAGCAAAGCGGTAGCACAGGGGAAAGTCAAAAGGAGACCTTGGCGCGGGCGGGCAACGGCTTCGCCCCACCCCGTGCGGGAGCTGCGGTCGTCGTCAGGTCAGTATTATTGATGTCGTTAGTAGTTTATATGTAGGTATTAATGGAATCTTTTCGCCGCCTCTTTGCCACACATGCCTCCAAGCTGCGGCCGGGCATGGCGGATAGGAGGAAGCCGGAGTAAGCCCGATGAAATGTGTAATATTCTATCATTTAGAGACTAAAGTAAGCGAGAGGTGGTGTTGAAATCCGCCGGGCGACACCGGGAATAGGTTCATTAGTTATTATACATCAATATCTAAGGTATCTATCAGGTCCATGAACCGCGACTTTGCGGCGCTCATCGGCGGCCAAACATCGGCCTTGCGCGGCGACTGGCGGGGCCTGTCGAATAGGCCTCCTTTCGTTTCATCCCATATGTCGAACATCCCTGACTCCTCCACGCGCCGCGTGGTCATCACTGGCCTGGGCGCCGTCACGCCCTGCGGCAACACGGCTGCGGAAACCTGGGCAGCGCTGAAGGCGGGCCGGAGTGGCATTGGCCCGATCACGCGGTTCGACGCGTCCAAGTGCAGCGCGCAGCTGGCGGGCGAGGTGCGAAATTTCGACGTCACAAAGCCGCTGGCCCAGCCGCTGCATCCGCGTGGTCCGGGCGGCGAGGCGCTGACGCAGGTGCTGAATCCGAAAGACGTGAAGAAGTTCGGCCGGTTTACGCATCTGGGCGCGGCCGCCGCGGTTGAGGCCTACGCCGATTCCGGCCTGGACGCGCACCGCGCGTCGATGGCGTCGGAGCGTTTGGGGGTGAACCTGGGTGTGGGCGTGGGCGGGTTGCCGGAGATCGAGGCGATGCACGACACCTGGAAAACCGGCGGTTTCCGCAAGATTTCGCCCTTCTTCATCATCCAGATCGCGCCCAACCTCCTGGCCGGCCAGGTGAGCCTGCTGCTGGATTTCCGCGGGATGAACATGAGCGTCGCCTCGGCGTGCGCGACGAGCGGTCACGCAATGGGCGAGGCCGCGGCGGCCATCCGGCGCGGCGACGCGGACGTGATGATTGCCGGCGGCGCGGAGTCGGCGATCACGCCGCTCGGGATCGGGGCGTTTGCCCAGATGCGCGCGCTCTCCACGCGGAACGACGCGCCGGAGAAGGCCTCGCGTCCGTACGATGCCGATCGTGACGGCTTTGTGCTGTCGGAAGGCGCGGTGGTTTTCGTGCTCGAGGAGTACGAGCATGCCAAACGCCGCGGCGCCACGATCTACGCCGAGATGCGCGGCTACGGCGCGTCGGCCGATGCGTACCACCTTTCATCGCTGGCGCCGGGCGGCGAAGGCTCGGCCCGGGCGATGCGCGCGGCGCTTGATCGTGCCGGCCTGAAGCCGACCGACATCGACTATGTGTCGGCGCACGCGACCTCGACGCCCACGGGCGACGGCGAGGAGGCAGCGGCGATCGCGACGGTTTTCGCGGAGAACAAGGCCAACCTGCACGTAAGCGGCGTGAAATCGATGACCGGCCACCTGCTGGGCGGTGCCGGCGCGATGGGCCTGTTCGCCGCGGTCATGGCGATCCGCGAGGGCGTCATCCCGCCGACGATCAATCTCGAGAACATCGATCCGGCGTGCGCCGCGCTCGGCCTGAACTTCACGCCCAACACGGCGGTGCAGAAGCCGGTCCGCGCCGCGATGGCGAACAGCTTCGGCTTCGGCGGCACCAACGCCTCGCTCGTGGTCGCGGCGGTGAACGCGACGGCCTGAGTGCCGCCAGCCGGCGGGCGGTCACCCGGTGACAAATATCCAATCCGCGCCTCCGGCGCAGACCGCGGCGAGTGTCACGTAACACGTGACACTTCCCGTCGGCTCCCGAGGGAAGCTCCCGCCGAGTGTCACGTAATACGTGACACTTTGGCGGTGGTCGGACGGCGCATGGATGGCGCCCCTGCGGTGACGATTCTCCAACGCGAGCGCTCGTCGGCGAGGGACGGCTCAGGATGGAGATGACGCGGTCTCGCCGCGGAAATTCTGGGCCGGGGGCTTTTCTTTGTCGCGGAGTTGGACAGGGTTCGGCGCCTGTTTCCTCCCATGAAATTCCTACACTTCAGTTTCATTCCGCGCAGTGCGGATCTCGCGTTGCTGGTTCTGCGGGCCTGGTTCGGGCTCTCGCTGATGCTGCTCCACGGCTGGGGCAAGGTCAGCGGCTTCAGCGCGATGGCGGCGAAGTTTCCGGATCCGCTGCACCTGGGCAGCGCGTCGCTGAGCCTCGGGATGGCGACCTTTGCCGAGTTCGTGTGTGCGGGACTGGTCGTCCTGGGCCTGTTCACGCGCTTCGCGGCGCTGGGCGTCATGATCACGATGGGCGTGGCGTTCTGGCTGGTGCATGGGCACCAGTTGACCGGCCCGGCCAGCGGCGAGATGGCGTTCCTCTACCTGGGCGTGTTCCTGCCGATCTTCGTCGGCGGGCCGGGCAAGTACTCGATCGACGCTGCGATGGGCGTGAAGTGAACGCGTGACGCCTGCGGTGGGTGCCTGGCGGAGCGATCCGTCAGGCCGCCCCGGCGCCTAGTCGTGTGCCGGCAGGCCCTTGCCGGTCACGTTCTCGGCCTTGATCAGCGGCCCGGTGAAGCCGGTGACGCGGAGGTCGCGGAGCTCCACGTCGCGGACGTTCGCGAGCACGATGCCGGACTCGCAGGTGCCGGTGACGCTGGTGAGGGAAAGGCCGAGGATCGGCTTGTTGGCGAGGGTCTCGGTGGCCTGCACGAGGGCCTTGCCGTGCATGCGCACGCGGCTGAAGCGGAGGTTCCTGGCCTCGGGTACGCCGAGGGGGCCGTCGACGGGGTCGTCGGCGGTGTTGGTGTTTCCGCCGCGCGTGAGGTTGATGCGCAGGAAGCTGCCGGCGGTGACCTCGAGGTCGTCGCCGACGATGTTCTCGGTGACGCCGGCGCGGCCGGTCCGGGTCTTGATGTAGATGGCGTGGGTGTGGGAATCGAACGTGCAGCGTTCGATGCGCACGTTGCGAATGCCCGCGGAGGTCTCGCTGCCGATGCCGATGCAGGCGAAGCGCGTGCAGCGGAGCTGGCAGTCGCGGATGACGACGTTCTCGGTGGGTTTGCCAATGCGGGCGCCGTTGAGTCCGCGGCCGGATTTCAGGCTGATGGCGTCGTCGCCGGTATCGATCCGGCAGCCCTCGATCAGGACGTCCTTGCAGGAGTCGACGTCGATGCCGTCACGGCGGCCGGTGATGGTGACGTTGCGGATAACGACCTTGGTGCAGTAGGTCGGATGCGTGGCCCAATTGCCGCCCTGGGTGACGGTGAAGCCCTCCCAGCGGACGTCGTGGCAGTTGATGGGTTCAAGGACGACCACGCCGCGCGGATTCTGGGGCTTGGCAACCTCGGGGTGACCGTTGATCTGGCCGGGGCCGACGATGCCGATGTGATCGACGTTGTCGGCGTAGATGAGGGCGCGCCGGCCGGGCTGCCAGCGGCCCTCCCAGCGCAC harbors:
- a CDS encoding glycoside hydrolase family 28 protein, producing MLPLRLLAVCTFALFASAAAPAAAANARPTFNVRAFGATGDGTTKDTAGFQKALDTCAVSGGGEVVVPAGTYLIGSIQLGQRTILRLEAGSVLNGSGDADDYPMVDVRWEGRWQPGRRALIYADNVDHIGIVGPGQINGHPEVAKPQNPRGVVVLEPINCHDVRWEGFTVTQGGNWATHPTYCTKVVIRNVTITGRRDGIDVDSCKDVLIEGCRIDTGDDAISLKSGRGLNGARIGKPTENVVIRDCQLRCTRFACIGIGSETSAGIRNVRIERCTFDSHTHAIYIKTRTGRAGVTENIVGDDLEVTAGSFLRINLTRGGNTNTADDPVDGPLGVPEARNLRFSRVRMHGKALVQATETLANKPILGLSLTSVTGTCESGIVLANVRDVELRDLRVTGFTGPLIKAENVTGKGLPAHD
- a CDS encoding PhoH family protein, with protein sequence MPSKTLHFPSPRHLSSLFGGREENLVHAERALGCRLTTREDWLKIEGTEEQVQTADALFTFLDKGRAQGMRIRTPDFHRITDAFGRGEGPQLQTLLDEPLVIATNRKTIVPKTLGQKLYLQSMLAHPVVFGIGPAGTGKTYLAMAAAVNALLKNQVERIILTRPAVEAGEALGFLPGDLREKILPYLRPLYDALHDMLDAEDVTRLTEKGIIEIAPLAYMRGRTLSHAFIILDEAQNTTSEQMMMFLTRLGEDSRMVVTGDVTQVDLPRSKQSGLVEVRHILEDIPGIDFHTFSGADVVRHPLVQRIIDAYEAYRNPEDNEEPPDEKQS
- the fabF gene encoding beta-ketoacyl-ACP synthase II; this translates as MSNIPDSSTRRVVITGLGAVTPCGNTAAETWAALKAGRSGIGPITRFDASKCSAQLAGEVRNFDVTKPLAQPLHPRGPGGEALTQVLNPKDVKKFGRFTHLGAAAAVEAYADSGLDAHRASMASERLGVNLGVGVGGLPEIEAMHDTWKTGGFRKISPFFIIQIAPNLLAGQVSLLLDFRGMNMSVASACATSGHAMGEAAAAIRRGDADVMIAGGAESAITPLGIGAFAQMRALSTRNDAPEKASRPYDADRDGFVLSEGAVVFVLEEYEHAKRRGATIYAEMRGYGASADAYHLSSLAPGGEGSARAMRAALDRAGLKPTDIDYVSAHATSTPTGDGEEAAAIATVFAENKANLHVSGVKSMTGHLLGGAGAMGLFAAVMAIREGVIPPTINLENIDPACAALGLNFTPNTAVQKPVRAAMANSFGFGGTNASLVVAAVNATA
- a CDS encoding DoxX family protein, whose translation is MKFLHFSFIPRSADLALLVLRAWFGLSLMLLHGWGKVSGFSAMAAKFPDPLHLGSASLSLGMATFAEFVCAGLVVLGLFTRFAALGVMITMGVAFWLVHGHQLTGPASGEMAFLYLGVFLPIFVGGPGKYSIDAAMGVK
- a CDS encoding HIT domain-containing protein, which gives rise to MQQLHAYWRMEYIEAPRYPPAMKRPFTELPAMGDDRAALIVHRARLSYLVLNRFPYNPGHLLAVPFREVTDLEGLATEERADLFEEIIYGQRLLTAALKPDAFNIGFNLGEAVAGGSIPHIHGHIVPRWNGDTNFMPVLGQTRILPQSLDATWAKLAAAVQTCPR